The Flavivirga eckloniae genomic interval GGCAGTTTGGCCTTTTGAGGCTATGATTGTACCTAAAAAACAACAATCGAATATTTTAGAGTTAAACGATACCGAAGCTTTAGAATATGCCGAAGCTATTTCGGTGCTTACTAAAGCTTACGATAAATTATTTAACACCTCATTTCCTTATTCCAGTGGTATCCACCAAGCACCAACTGATGGTAACGAAAACAAACACTGGCACTGGCATATGAGTTTTTATCCACCATTATTGCGAAGCGCTACAGTAAAGAAATTTATGGTAGGTTACGAAATGTTCGGATCTCCACAACGCGACATTACTGCAGAAATTGCTGCAAAGATGATTCGGGAACTGATTTAACGTTTTACAAACCATATTTTTATATAAACCTGATGTGTTTTCAAAACACATCAGGTTTTTTAGTTTAAACTGTTAATAATAGATAAAATGGGTGTTAAAGTGTATTAATTTCTTACCTCAGATAAACAATAAAGCTTTAATTTGAATATCAATCATTATAAACAAAAAGTTGAAGTACGTTATTTTTATTCTTTTACCTTTTTCAATGCTTTCTCAAAACATCACAGGAAAAGTATACGATAGTGAAACAACAGTTAAAGGGATGAAAGTTTTCAACCTTAGCAACCAAAATGGAACATATACAGATAACGAAGGAAACTTTACAATAAAAGCAACCATAGGAGATACACTTTCATTTCATTCTATATTCCACGATAAAAAAATTATAAAACTTACTAAGTTTCATTTTAATGATATAATAGTTATAGAACTAAGTAAAACCGTAAATAAACTTAATGAAGTACTAATACAAAGTGATACAAAACAAAAGGCTTTTAATCAAGCTAAAACAGAAGCCACTATAAACGAACAAATCTCTAACGATATAAAATCAAATCCTCACCTATATGGTTCTTCTTCTAAATATGGACTTGACATTGTTAGAGTCATTGGTTTAATAGGTAAGCTTCTCAAAAAGAAAAACAAAAAGAATAGTAATGTAATCCCTATATCTCATAAATCATTAGATTCTTTGTTTTCCAATAGTTCCTTTTTTAATAATGAACTACTTTCTGAAAATTTAGATATACCCAAGAACTATAAAAATCTCTTTTTTGATTATTGTGAAACAAAAAATCTAAATGAAGAATTACTCAAAAATAAAAATGAAATGATACTTCTAGATAGCTTGATTACTTACAGCCGATCGTTTCTAGAAATAATTGAAGCATCGAAAAAAAAGTAGAACTCACACACTTTAAATCCCCATTTTAAAGGAAATAGCTATTTCAATAGAAACCGTACAACAGGGTATTGAGGAATTATTTTTAATTAAAATAAAGACCATTATACTAAAACCTAGCTTCAAAAGTTATATTTTTATCCAAATAATTTTGATTTACATGAAGCGCTATCTATATTTCGCACTTACCATAGTTTTTATTACACTTTGGAGTTCTTGCAGAAAAGATTTTGAATTTTCACCAAGTACAGGCAACCTCGAATTTTCGAAAGACACGGTTTATTTAGACACGGTTTTTACCAATATAGGTTCCAGTACATACAACTTAAAAGTCTATAACAGAAGTAGTGACGATATTTCTATACCATCATTAAGATTAGCCTTAGGGGAAGCTTCTAATTACAGATTAAATGTGGATGGGGTTTCTGGCAAAGTTTTCGAAGATATCCCTATTTTGGCCAAGGATAGTATCTTTATTTTTGTAGAATCGACTATAGACATTAATAATTTCCCAAATCCAGATGGTAATTATTTATATACCGATCAAATTGAATTCGACGCCGGTTCTAACCTTCAAAAAGTAGAACTCGTTACCTTAGTACAAGACGCTGTGTTTATTTACCCCAATCGGGATAACACCACAAAAGTTATAGAAACCCTAGTCTTCAATGTTGACGGGAAACTATTTAAAAGCAAAATACAAGGACGAGTACTATTACCGTCTGAACTTACTTTTACCAACGAAAAACCCTATGTCATTTATGGTTTTGCAGCCGTACCAAATGGTGAAACCTTAACCATTGATGCTGGAGCCAGAATACATTTTCATAACGATTCCGGACTTATGGTTACCAGTGGCGCTTCATTACAAGTAAATGGTATGTATAGTAACGATCGGGATGTATTAGAGAATGAAGTTATTTTTGAAGGGGATCGTTTAGAGCCCAATTTTTCAGATAAACCTGGACAATGGGGAAGTATTTTGCTGTTAGACGGTAGTCTTAGTAGCTCCATAAACTACGCCACTATTAAAAATGCAACAACAAGTATTTATTGCGAAGGCAACCCAAATGGGATTTCAGATAAACTTACTATAACCAATTCTCAAATCTATAATTCCAGTAACCATGGTATAGTTGGATTAAATACATCTATAGCAGCCGAAAACACGGTTATTAATAACTCTGGAGGCGTATCTTTTGCAGGGACTTTAGGCGGTAAATACAACTTTACCCATTGCACTGTTGCTAATTATTGGAATAATGGTTTTAGACAATTTCCGACTATCTGGATAGACAATCGTAATATAGGTGACAATGAAAATGTTACAGTGGCAGATTTAGCTGAAGCTAATTTTAATAATTGCATTATTTATGGAAATGATAATGCCGAAATTAGGTTTGAGGAGTTTGAAAATGAATCCGTTGTATTTAATTTTAAATTTACCAACTGCTTAATTCGTTTTGACGACCGTAGTAATGAATTTACCGGTCCAAACTACGACTTTGATGATACCAATCATTATGAAGGAAATATTTTTAACGAGAATCCCGATTTTAAAGATCCGTCTTTAAATCAATTTATTATTGGTGCAGAATCTGCTGCCATTAATAAAGGACTCCCCGGATTTGCTACTCAAGTTCCTTCAGACATCTTGAATGTTAACAGAACAGCATCTCCCGATTTAGGAGCTTATCAGCATATTGTTTTCCCTGAGGAAGACAACTAATACTAAAATATTCTTACTAGTACCACTGTTTTTAATCTTGATTTTGTAAAAAAACTAAACTAACTTAGTTTAACAATCGATAAAAGTTCATTGAAACGGAACTTTATTTTTGCATTATAATCAATTAAACAAACTATATAAATGAAAGCATTATTTTTTTTATCGTTAACACTTTTTGCTGCAAACGGTATACAAGCACAATGGACTGAAAATGGGACATCAATAGAAACACAAAAAAACTTGAAGATTACTAATCCAGAAGGTAGATTTTTTTCAATAGATAATAATAGTAGCTCTATCGAGCCTGTAAAATTTTATTTATCAGGTAATAATTATACAAGAGGATTACAATTAGGAAGAGATGATGAAAATCATAGTATATTTATTAAAGGCGAACTAAAAGCTTATAAGGAAATAAAAGCATATAATGATATAAGAGCTTTTAAAAATATGATGTTCACAAACCCAGAAGATAGACATTTCTCAATAGAAAACAGCAATAGTGCAACTGAACCTGTAAAGTTTTATTTGTCAGGTTATAATTATGATCGGGGATTGCAATTAGGAAGAGACGATGGGAATCATAAAATCATACTTAATGGAAAAGTAGGAATTGGGACATCAAACCCTAGTGGTTGGAAACTTGCTGTGAATGGTCAAATAAGAGCAAAGGAAATCAAAGTAGAAACTGGTTGGTCTGATTTTGTTTTTTATGATGATTACAAATTGCCAACCCTACAAGACGTGGAAAATCACATAAAAGAAAAGGGACATCTTAGAGACATTCCTAGTGCTAAAGAAGTTCAAGAAAATGGAATTTTTCTTGGAGAAATGGATTCTAAATTACTTCAAAAAATTGAGGAATTGACTCTTTATACAATCTCCCAAGAAAAAAAATTAAAATCTCAAGACTTGAAAA includes:
- a CDS encoding carboxypeptidase-like regulatory domain-containing protein, with product MKYVIFILLPFSMLSQNITGKVYDSETTVKGMKVFNLSNQNGTYTDNEGNFTIKATIGDTLSFHSIFHDKKIIKLTKFHFNDIIVIELSKTVNKLNEVLIQSDTKQKAFNQAKTEATINEQISNDIKSNPHLYGSSSKYGLDIVRVIGLIGKLLKKKNKKNSNVIPISHKSLDSLFSNSSFFNNELLSENLDIPKNYKNLFFDYCETKNLNEELLKNKNEMILLDSLITYSRSFLEIIEASKKK
- a CDS encoding right-handed parallel beta-helix repeat-containing protein, whose amino-acid sequence is MKRYLYFALTIVFITLWSSCRKDFEFSPSTGNLEFSKDTVYLDTVFTNIGSSTYNLKVYNRSSDDISIPSLRLALGEASNYRLNVDGVSGKVFEDIPILAKDSIFIFVESTIDINNFPNPDGNYLYTDQIEFDAGSNLQKVELVTLVQDAVFIYPNRDNTTKVIETLVFNVDGKLFKSKIQGRVLLPSELTFTNEKPYVIYGFAAVPNGETLTIDAGARIHFHNDSGLMVTSGASLQVNGMYSNDRDVLENEVIFEGDRLEPNFSDKPGQWGSILLLDGSLSSSINYATIKNATTSIYCEGNPNGISDKLTITNSQIYNSSNHGIVGLNTSIAAENTVINNSGGVSFAGTLGGKYNFTHCTVANYWNNGFRQFPTIWIDNRNIGDNENVTVADLAEANFNNCIIYGNDNAEIRFEEFENESVVFNFKFTNCLIRFDDRSNEFTGPNYDFDDTNHYEGNIFNENPDFKDPSLNQFIIGAESAAINKGLPGFATQVPSDILNVNRTASPDLGAYQHIVFPEEDN